A region from the Triticum aestivum cultivar Chinese Spring chromosome 3D, IWGSC CS RefSeq v2.1, whole genome shotgun sequence genome encodes:
- the LOC123077680 gene encoding uncharacterized protein, translating to MGGVLMQHHQISRTPLRKAAFAGSFALQRDVALHRAPRRGSLPCSSSLTVRAEANGSSTSRMAVKKHSKEELMEFFGAIQAAIARDSPKPPGRTRKPSSPADTLEDAGTKMKPHEGLQQDGQPNFEGMTVPELRDLARVRGMRGYSKLKKGELIDRLRGAWSSDN from the exons aTGGGAGGAGTTCTCATGCAGCATCACCAAATCTCTCGCACTCCTCTGCGAAAAGCGGCCTTCGCCGGATCATTTGCTCTCCAAAGAG ATGTTGCTCTCCATCGCGCTCCACGGCGGGGTTCTCTGCCGTGCTCATCTTCCCTGACGGTCAGAGCAGAAGCCAACGGGTCCTCCACTTCAAGAATGGCGGTCAAGAAGCACAGCAAAGAAGAGCTCATGGAGTTCTTCGGGGCCATCCAGGCCGCCATTGCCAGGGACTCTCCCAAGCCGCCCGGGAGGACGAGGAAGCCGTCGTCGCCGGCTGACACGCTCGAAGATGCCGGCACGAAGATGAAACCACACG AGGGACTGCAGCAAGACGGGCAGCCAAATTTTGAGGGCATGACGGTGCCCGAGCTGAGGGACTTGGCGAGGGTGAGGGGGATGAGAGGTTACTCCAAGCTGAAGAAAGGGGAGCTGATTGATCGTCTGAGAGGTGCTTGGTCGTCTGATAATTAA
- the LOC123077677 gene encoding pentatricopeptide repeat-containing protein DOT4, chloroplastic, translated as MATPPAASISSHLRAPPPWPPPKSTSQRARVRCGVLAPSGQALEAAAPPRDAEKSPNWPPSSDVNLQIQRLCRSGDLAEALRLLGSDGVDDRSYGAVLQLCSEMRSLEGGKRAHFLVRASGLGVDGMDSVLGQKLVLMYLKCGDLGSARRVFDEMPQVSDVRVWTALMSGYAKAGDLREGVLLFRKMHCCGVRPDAYTISCVLKCIAGLGSIADGEVVHGYLEKLGFGSQCAVGNALMALYSRCGCNEDALRVFEGMPQRDAISWNSVISGCFSNGWHGRAVEHLSEMWFEGLEIDSVTMLSVLPACAELGYELVGRVIHGYSVKTGLLWELESLERGVDENLGSKLVFMYVKCGELGYARKVFDAMSSKSSIHVWNLLMGGYAKVGEFQESLFLFEKMHDSGIAPDEHTVSCLVKCVTSLYSARDGLVVHGYLLKLGFGAQCAVCNAMISFYAKSNMTEDALLVFDGMPHRDVISWNSIISGCTFNGLHSKAIELFVRMWLQGQELDSATLLSVLPACAQLRHWFLGIVVHGYSVKTGLIGETSLANVLLDMYSNCSDWRSTNKIFRNMDQKNVVSWTAIITSYTRAGLFDKVAGLLQEMALEGIRPDTFAITSALHAFAGNESLKEGKSVHAYAIRNGMEKVLPVVNALMEMYAKCGNMEEARLIFDGVMSKDVISWNTLIGGYSRNNLANEAFSLFTEMLLQFRPNAVTMSCILPAAASLSSLERGREMHTYALRRGYLEDDFVANALMDMYVKCGALLLARRLFDRLSSKNLISWTIMVAGYGMHGRGRDAIALFEQMRTSGIMPDAASFSAILYACSHSGLRDEGWRFFDAMRHEHRIEPRLKHYTCMVDLLTNTGNLREAYEFIESMPIEPDSSIWVSLLNGCRIHRDIKLAEEVAERVFELEPENTGYYVLLANIYAEAERWEAVRKLRNKIGGRGLREKSGCSWIEARGRVQVFIAGNRNHPQGERIAEFLDEVARRMQEEGHDPKKRYALMGADDAVNGESLCGHSSKLAVAFGVLNLSEGRPIRVTKNSRVCTHCHEAAKFISKMCSREIILRDSNRFHHFEQGRCSCRGYW; from the coding sequence ATGGCGACGCCTCCGGCAGCCTCCATTTCCAGCCACCTCCGAgctccgccgccatggccgcctcccAAGAGCACCAGCCAGAGAGCGAGGGTTCGGTGTGGCGTCCTCGCGCCGTCCGGCCAAGCCTTGGAGGCAGCCGCTCCTCCGAGGGACGCCGAGAAATCGCCAAACTGGCCCCCGAGCTCCGACGTGAACCTGCAGATTCAGCGGCTGTGTCGGTCGGGCGACTTGGCGGAGGCTTTGAGGTTGCTCGGCTCGGATGGGGTCGATGACCGGAGCTACGGCGCCGTGCTCCAGCTCTGCTCGGAGATGAGGTCGTTGGAGGGTGGGAAGAGAGCCCATTTCCTGGTTCGGGCATCTGGCCTTGGAGTAGATGGAATGGACAGTGTTCTTGGGCAGAAATTGGTGCTGATGTATTTGAAGTGTGGGGACTTGGGGAGTGCAAGAagggtgtttgatgaaatgcctcaAGTAAGTGATGTGCGTGTTTGGACTGCTCTGATGAGCGGTTATGCCAAGGCTGGTGATTTACGAGAAGGTGTGTTGCTGTTTAGGAAGATGCACTGCTGTGGGGTTCGGCCGGACGCATACACCATTTCCTGCGTCTTGAAGTGCATTGCTGGTTTAGGCAGTATCGCGGATGGTGAGGTAGTTCATGGGTACCTTGAGAAGTTGGGTTTTGGCTCGCAGTGTGCAGTTGGAAATGCATTGATGGCTCTTTACTCAAGGTGTGGCTGTAACGAGGATGCTTTGCGGGTCTTTGAAGGAATGCCTCAGCGGGATGCTATTTCTTGGAATTCTGTGATCAGTGGATGCTTTTCAAATGGATGGCATGGCAGGGCTGTTGAGCATTTAAGCGAAATGTGGTTTGAAGGCCTGGAGATCGATTCTGTGACGATGCTCAGTGTTTTGCCTGCCTGTGCTGAATTAGGCTACGAGCTTGTTGGAAGAGTGATTCATGGGTACTCTGTGAAAACTGGATTACTGTGGGAGCTTGAGTCTTTGGAGAGAGGAGTAGATGAAAATCTGGGATCCAAATTGGTATTCATGTATGTGAAATGTGGTGAATTGGGCTATGCACGAAAGGTATTTGATGCAATGTCATCGAAAAGCAGCATACATGTGTGGAATCTACTGATGGGTGGGTATGCAAAGGTTGGTGAATTTCAAGAAAGCCTATTTCTTTTTGAGAAAATGCATGACAGTGGAATTGCCCCCGATGAGCACACCGTTTCATGCCTTGTAAAGTGCGTCACTAGTTTGTATAGTGCTAGGGATGGCCTAGTGGTTCATGGGTATCTTTTGAAGTTGGGTTTTGGTGCACAGTGTGCAGTTTGCAATGCAATGATATCATTCTATGCGAAATCCAATATGACTGAAGATGCACTCTTGGTATTTGATGGAATGCCTCATCGAGATGTCATTTCTTGGAATTCTATCATCAGTGGCTGCACTTTCAATGGATTACACAGCAAAGCTATTGAGCTATTTGTAAGAATGTGGTTACAAGGACAGGAGTTGGATTCAGCCACATTGTTAAGTGTTCTGCCTGCTTGTGCACAGTTGCGCCATTGGTTTCTAGGGATAGTAGTTCATGGGTATTCTGTGAAAACTGGATTGATCGGCGAGACATCTCTCGCTAACGTTCTTCTTGATATGTACTCAAATTGCTCAGATTGGCGTAGCACCAATAAGATATTCAGAAATATGGATCAGAAAAATGTTGTCTCATGGACAGCAATAATTACGAGTTATACCAGGGCTGGTCTTTTTGACAAAGTGGCTGGGTTACTCCAAGAAATGGCATTAGAAGGTATCAGACCAGATACCTTTGCAATTACCAGTGCTCTTCATGCTTTTGCTGGTAATGAATCGCTGAAAGAGGGCAAATCTGTACATGCATATGCCATCAGAAATGGAATGGAGAAGGTTCTTCCTGTTGTCAATGCGCTAATGGAAATGTATGCGAAATGTGGAAACATGGAGGAAGCAAGGTTGATTTTTGATGGCGTGATGAGTAAGGATGTGATATCATGGAATACACTGATAGGAGGCTACTCCAGGAATAATCTTGCCAATGAAGCGTTCAGTTTGTTCACTGAAATGCTGCTCCAATTCAGACCTAATGCCGTGACCATGAGCTGCATCCTTCCTGCCGCGGCAAGCCTTTCATCCCTGGAGCGAGGCAGAGAGATGCACACCTATGCCTTACGAAGAGGGTACTTGGAAGACGATTTTGTAGCCAACGCCCTCATGGACATGTATGTTAAGTGTGGTGCATTGCTGCTAGCTCGACGGTTGTTTGACAGGTTGAGCAGCAAGAACCTCATCTCATGGACCATCATGGTAGCGGGATATGGCATGCATGGCCGTGGCAGGGATGCCATTGCTCTCTTTGAGCAGATGAGGACCAGTGGCATTATGCCAGATGCAGCCTCGTTCAGTGCCATACTGTATGCTTGCAGCCATTCAGGTCTGAGAGACGAGGGATGGAGATTCTTCGATGCGATGCGTCATGAACACAGAATAGAGCCCAGGCTGAAGCACTACACCTGCATGGTTGACCTACTAACCAACACCGGCAATTTGAGGGAAGCTTACGAGTTCATCGAGTCGATGCCGATCGAGCCAGATTCAAGCATATGGGTCTCATTGCTGAATGGATGCAGAATTCACAGGGATATCAAGCTTGCAGAGGAGGTAGCAGAGAGGGTCTTTGAACTGGAACCTGAAAACACCGGATACTACGTTCTTCTTGCCAACATATATGCTGAAGCTGAGAGATGGGAGGCTGTAAGGAAGCTCAGGAACAAGATCGGCGGCCGAGGACTCCGGGAGAAAAGTGGCTGCAGCTGGATTGAGGCCAGGGGCAGGGTTCAGGTCTTCATCGCGGGCAACCGGAATCATCCGCAGGGGGAGAGGATCGCAGAGTTCCTGGATGAAGTTGCCAGAAGAATGCAGGAAGAAGGCCATGACCCAAAGAAGAGATATGCTCTGATGGGCGCTGACGACGCAGTGAACGGCGAATCACTCTGCGGTCACAGCTCGAAGCTCGCCGTCGCGTTTGGGGTGCTGAATCTGTCGGAAGGGCGCCCGATCCGCGTGACGAAGAACTCAAGGGTTTGCACCCACTGCCACGAGGCCGCCAAGTTCATATCCAAGATGTGCAGCAGAGAGATCATATTGAGGGATTCCAACAGGTTCCATCATTTTGAACAAGGCAGGTGCTCTTGCAGAGGTTACTGGTAA